One window of Halonatronomonas betaini genomic DNA carries:
- a CDS encoding DUF1998 domain-containing protein: MSSYEMKRGLNQVLYKYLPDSWIDFYITEMRRSYTAKVQHWNSVPISDNKINKRRLLESVNRAIESYKSGRNKIIGFGEEINQETYEVLTPKKGKNYGVEAKVSPLTFFCNKCFSVYSFKNSEDYLNNNHKQFCSECNIPLKQIRLIYACKCGWAGPVQKKSCRAHGYKNIKIVPGQFKFRCGICNSEYQMVTTCPDCNSKVFPKNALGWEMYIPFSLNLIDLVENDYEKFMSTTDNGAEIIIANRLKKIDDDQLDQLMQNNSKVISEAKRKKLLEQKVQDFIKRGMPKKFAVMAAKDSLETQFGDSTITESVDFVRSGLIKNSEAELLNQAEIILEYKTILDSFDSSDLKDAIGTAKLLNTNANPEKYFETAKDFGIEHTQVSGSVPFVSVSYGYTRREIEGEGVNLRGFTREMNNKYNVYANKLETEGVLFEFNKEKIINWLLKNNFIDKNDQPLNYDEDTLRLWFLNNINTEIITPFNEIDSEENPITYYVYNLIHSISHALINQASQLCGLDKNSLSEYLFPNIPAIFIYCQNSQGFNLGALFNLFEAYFEKWLKSALNEIDKCIFDPICIEKTQACSGCLFLNEISCSHFNKDLNRGFLIGRYDIEQDERIFGFWEDI; the protein is encoded by the coding sequence ATGTCAAGTTATGAAATGAAAAGAGGCTTAAATCAGGTATTATATAAATATTTACCAGACTCTTGGATAGATTTCTATATAACTGAAATGAGAAGAAGTTATACTGCTAAAGTTCAGCATTGGAATAGTGTGCCTATATCAGATAATAAAATTAATAAAAGAAGATTATTAGAGTCTGTAAATAGAGCAATTGAATCTTATAAGAGTGGTAGAAATAAAATTATTGGTTTCGGAGAAGAAATTAATCAAGAAACTTATGAAGTATTAACACCTAAAAAAGGGAAAAATTATGGGGTAGAAGCGAAAGTGAGTCCATTAACGTTTTTTTGTAATAAATGTTTTTCTGTATATTCATTTAAAAATAGTGAAGATTATTTAAATAATAATCACAAACAATTTTGTAGTGAATGTAATATTCCATTAAAACAAATTAGACTTATTTATGCATGTAAATGTGGATGGGCCGGTCCTGTACAGAAGAAAAGTTGTAGAGCACACGGATATAAAAATATTAAAATAGTTCCTGGTCAATTCAAATTCAGGTGTGGGATTTGCAATTCAGAATATCAAATGGTAACTACATGTCCTGATTGTAATAGTAAAGTCTTTCCGAAAAATGCTTTGGGCTGGGAAATGTATATACCATTTTCTTTGAATTTAATAGATTTAGTTGAAAATGATTATGAAAAATTTATGTCTACTACAGATAATGGGGCAGAGATTATAATTGCAAACAGACTGAAAAAAATAGATGATGATCAATTAGACCAATTAATGCAAAACAATTCTAAAGTAATAAGTGAAGCAAAAAGGAAAAAGCTTTTAGAACAAAAAGTACAAGATTTTATCAAAAGAGGAATGCCTAAAAAGTTTGCTGTGATGGCAGCAAAGGATAGTTTAGAAACTCAATTTGGTGATTCAACAATAACTGAATCAGTTGATTTTGTAAGAAGTGGTCTTATAAAAAATTCAGAAGCAGAGCTTTTAAATCAAGCTGAAATAATTTTAGAATATAAAACTATTCTTGATAGTTTTGATTCTTCAGATTTAAAAGATGCAATAGGGACTGCTAAGTTATTAAATACTAATGCTAATCCAGAAAAATATTTTGAAACTGCTAAGGATTTTGGTATTGAACATACTCAGGTAAGTGGTTCAGTTCCTTTTGTATCGGTTTCTTATGGATATACAAGGCGAGAAATTGAAGGAGAAGGTGTCAATTTAAGAGGTTTTACTAGAGAAATGAACAATAAATATAATGTTTATGCAAATAAGTTAGAGACTGAAGGGGTTTTATTTGAATTTAATAAAGAAAAAATTATTAATTGGCTTTTAAAAAATAATTTTATTGATAAAAATGATCAACCATTAAATTATGATGAAGATACATTGAGGTTGTGGTTTTTAAATAATATTAATACAGAAATAATAACGCCGTTTAATGAAATAGATAGTGAAGAAAACCCAATAACATATTATGTGTACAACTTAATTCACTCTATATCTCATGCATTAATAAATCAAGCTTCACAATTATGTGGATTAGATAAAAACTCTTTATCTGAGTATCTTTTTCCTAATATACCAGCTATTTTTATTTATTGCCAAAACTCACAAGGTTTTAATTTAGGAGCTTTGTTTAACTTATTTGAGGCTTATTTTGAAAAATGGTTGAAATCAGCTTTGAATGAAATTGATAAATGTATTTTTGATCCTATTTGTATTGAAAAAACTCAAGCTTGTTCAGGTTGCTTATTCTTAAATGAAATCTCATGTTCTCATTTTAATAAGGATTTAAATAGAGGTTTTTTGATAGGGAGATATGATATAGAACAAGATGAAAGAATTTTTGGTTTCTGGGAGGATATTTAA
- a CDS encoding nuclease-related domain-containing DEAD/DEAH box helicase → MAIMYPKDIESMKYTESEKVFYNTLENQLSDDYHVFFSISWLDEVDGVRENSECDFLIFNSQYGFITIEVKGGHGIEYKNGNWKLIYDYDDNNNINDYRKLKKSPFQQSRKSMYYFKNYYQEQYNENYRGVYGYAVAFPFYSVEAKDLNSEAVDNIIIDYNDLDNIETKLNQIYHYWKGYRNRFTYLSSSEKKQFIKLVNKRIALSAAAGALIDHKQKQLKEINRIQDAFISFIKNYNQAFITGGAGTGKTWIAMKKARNLIEKNNQVLFLCYNSKLANFIDMKLRDTKIKVLTINKLLYNILGNKNYNKMMNDKNFDVISHIDFDVITNYDSIIIDEGQDFKEDWAFIVKGLLEDNKNSELYVFYDFDQNIFGNDFGEEFMIDNPPFILNENLRNTSNIFNWTAKKTGYGQNQKPNILEGAEPEVSSFNKNNQARRFLNQLLNQLILNEKVSNKSLVILSNRLKENSILSNKTEIGSFKIKEKLPWELNNENEISYITLQSFKGLESDVVIYLNHSEESYNLDYDIKKYEYVAYTRARFYLYVLNINN, encoded by the coding sequence ATGGCAATAATGTATCCAAAAGATATTGAAAGCATGAAATATACTGAATCTGAAAAAGTTTTTTATAATACATTAGAAAATCAATTAAGTGACGATTATCATGTGTTTTTTTCAATTAGCTGGTTAGATGAAGTAGATGGAGTTAGAGAAAATAGTGAATGTGATTTTTTGATTTTTAATTCTCAATACGGCTTTATAACAATTGAGGTTAAAGGTGGACATGGTATAGAATATAAGAATGGAAATTGGAAGTTGATTTATGATTATGATGATAATAATAATATTAATGATTATAGAAAGTTAAAAAAAAGCCCCTTTCAACAATCAAGAAAAAGTATGTATTATTTTAAAAATTATTATCAAGAACAATATAATGAGAATTATAGAGGAGTTTATGGATATGCTGTGGCTTTTCCCTTTTATTCTGTTGAAGCTAAAGATTTAAATAGTGAAGCTGTTGACAATATAATCATTGATTATAATGATTTAGATAATATAGAAACTAAATTAAATCAGATTTACCATTATTGGAAAGGTTATAGAAATCGATTTACTTATTTATCCTCTTCAGAAAAGAAACAATTTATAAAGTTAGTAAATAAAAGAATTGCTCTATCAGCTGCAGCCGGGGCTTTAATAGATCATAAACAAAAACAGTTGAAGGAAATTAATAGAATTCAAGATGCGTTTATTAGTTTCATTAAAAATTATAATCAAGCTTTTATAACTGGAGGAGCAGGAACAGGTAAAACATGGATAGCTATGAAGAAAGCGAGAAATTTGATTGAAAAGAATAATCAAGTTTTATTTTTATGTTATAATTCAAAACTTGCTAACTTTATTGATATGAAATTAAGAGATACTAAAATTAAAGTTTTAACTATAAATAAACTTTTATATAATATATTAGGAAATAAAAATTATAATAAAATGATGAATGATAAAAATTTTGATGTTATAAGTCATATTGATTTTGATGTAATTACAAATTATGATTCAATAATTATTGATGAAGGTCAAGACTTTAAAGAAGATTGGGCATTTATTGTTAAAGGATTATTGGAAGATAATAAAAACTCTGAGTTATATGTTTTTTATGATTTTGACCAAAATATTTTTGGGAATGATTTTGGTGAAGAGTTCATGATTGATAATCCTCCATTTATTTTAAATGAAAATTTAAGAAACACTTCAAATATTTTCAATTGGACAGCAAAAAAGACTGGATATGGGCAAAATCAAAAACCAAATATCTTAGAAGGTGCTGAGCCAGAAGTTTCTTCATTTAATAAAAACAATCAAGCTAGAAGATTTTTGAACCAATTGTTGAATCAGTTAATATTGAATGAAAAAGTATCTAATAAATCATTAGTAATATTAAGTAATAGGCTAAAAGAAAATTCTATATTATCAAACAAGACAGAAATAGGAAGCTTTAAAATAAAAGAAAAATTGCCATGGGAATTAAATAATGAAAATGAAATATCTTATATTACTTTACAGAGTTTTAAAGGGTTAGAATCAGATGTAGTTATTTATTTAAATCATTCTGAGGAAAGCTATAACTTGGATTATGATATTAAGAAATATGAGTATGTTGCATATACCAGAGCAAGATTTTATTTATATGTTTTAAATATTAATAACTAA
- a CDS encoding ATP-binding protein, protein MNEEIIVGKYTLESLTMGMYSNAMVIYREYIQNSVDAINQAINNGLINKDEGKIEIIVDKDNARITIKDNGIAIPQGQVLKTLLDIGNSNKDIESSNGFRGIGRLAGLSYCQNLKFVTSYEGETDKSIVKFDSAKLNEYMKPGKYNDYDLISVIKDITDYKFVDDKEDTHFFKVILEDVENYDQILDFQEVKNYLSQIAPVSYDSGKFSFANEIKDKFEDNGIIIPEYKILISNKEKKELINKSFCDSFSSNRSKKVNDSIKDIGYKFIEDENGVIIAGLWYAKSNYYGTISNNNIKGIRLRKGNFQIGDRFVLTSMFKEDRFSGWFQGEVHVVDDRFIPNSRRDNFEKSKLYYYLIDQLSKVGNSLSKEIRKISQERNKIKKDKELFNDLDILTGEKTLDIDYKILALLKHIPKQDKKVINKILNILDSDSDINDNQTEKIINKILLNY, encoded by the coding sequence ATGAATGAAGAAATAATTGTAGGTAAATATACTTTAGAGTCGTTAACCATGGGTATGTATTCTAATGCTATGGTTATTTATAGAGAATATATACAAAATAGTGTTGATGCTATAAATCAAGCTATTAATAATGGTTTAATTAATAAGGATGAAGGTAAGATTGAAATCATTGTAGACAAAGATAATGCTAGAATAACAATTAAAGATAATGGTATTGCAATCCCTCAAGGGCAAGTTTTAAAGACATTATTAGATATTGGCAATTCTAATAAAGATATAGAAAGTTCTAATGGGTTCCGAGGTATTGGTAGATTAGCTGGTTTGAGTTACTGTCAGAACTTAAAATTCGTTACTTCTTATGAGGGTGAGACAGATAAGTCAATTGTTAAATTTGATTCAGCTAAACTGAATGAATATATGAAACCAGGAAAATATAATGATTATGACTTGATTTCAGTTATAAAGGATATTACAGATTATAAATTTGTTGATGATAAAGAAGACACACACTTTTTTAAAGTAATTCTTGAAGATGTAGAAAATTATGATCAAATTTTAGATTTTCAAGAAGTTAAAAATTACTTATCTCAAATAGCCCCGGTTTCTTATGATTCTGGTAAATTTAGTTTTGCAAATGAAATAAAAGATAAGTTTGAAGACAATGGAATTATAATACCTGAATATAAGATTTTAATATCCAATAAAGAAAAAAAAGAATTAATAAATAAAAGCTTTTGTGATTCATTTTCATCGAATAGGTCTAAAAAGGTAAATGATTCAATTAAAGATATAGGATATAAATTTATTGAAGATGAAAATGGGGTAATTATTGCAGGGTTATGGTATGCAAAATCAAATTATTATGGGACAATTTCTAATAACAATATTAAAGGTATACGCTTAAGGAAAGGGAATTTTCAAATAGGCGATAGATTTGTATTAACTTCAATGTTTAAAGAAGATAGATTTAGTGGTTGGTTTCAAGGGGAAGTCCATGTGGTAGATGACAGGTTTATTCCTAATTCAAGAAGAGATAATTTTGAAAAAAGCAAACTCTATTATTATTTGATTGATCAACTTTCTAAAGTGGGTAATAGTCTATCAAAAGAAATTAGAAAGATTTCTCAAGAGAGAAATAAAATAAAAAAAGATAAAGAATTATTTAATGACTTAGATATTCTAACAGGAGAAAAAACTTTAGATATTGATTATAAAATTTTGGCTTTGCTTAAGCATATTCCTAAACAAGATAAAAAAGTAATAAATAAGATCCTCAATATTTTAGACTCTGATTCTGATATTAATGATAATCAAACTGAAAAAATAATAAATAAAATTTTATTAAACTATTAA
- a CDS encoding DEAD/DEAH box helicase family protein, translating to MVPINLTNAITGRNNDLYNRIKAEINGADEIKFLVSFIRESGAFLIADDLKKAALKGARIKILTSDYLNITEPAALYLLKDKLGKLAEIRMIDLEEIPFHPKAYFFRDGEKKRLYIGSSNLSYSALNHSIEWNYKLEEEQDPQAFEEFTEDFNDLFENNSIELTDQLLREYASGWKKHELIKIVEDEEDELLGDGKDEIKPRGAQHEALYELELAREEGVEKGLVAAATGVGKTYLAAFDSLQYDKALFVAHREEILRQARDSYQTIEPDRNYTFFNGQEKDASGDVVFASVQTLRKEKYLNKYFEPDTFDYIVVDEFHHAAADSYLNVLDYFEPEFLLGLTATPYRMDNQDVFALCNDNLIYEIDLKSAINRDLLVPFKYYGIYDPEVDYEDISTSQGKYVVKELEEKLSTHRRGDLVYKNYRRLGGESTLGFCASIAHARYMANYFNRQKGVKAATVHSSPKKGEFFMDREEAVISLKNGDIDIIFAVDIFNEGVDIPVLDTVLFLRPTESYVVFLQQLGRGLRKYQGKDHLKVIDFIGNYKRAHYLPYLLAGVNPLDRDYKKGERLDNLEYPENCEINIDFEAIDLFEEMKKNDPLEKRMADEYYRLKESLGRRPLRYDIYTGSDLDTKDFIRRKYNDVKGYLRFLNDLDELNSEEENWLGTIAEEFLIELEKTSMTKSYKMPVLLALVQKDKLQQSVSLKKVGESFMDFYKNNKQHQKDLNNKRHKNWQNWDLEKFIKEAVRNPVKFLSKREFFIHDEINKEFRLHDDLAPYLTDCLKEHLLDIIKYRKTRYFKRRFK from the coding sequence ATGGTTCCAATAAACCTAACCAACGCCATAACAGGCCGAAATAATGATCTATATAATAGAATAAAGGCAGAGATTAATGGTGCAGATGAAATAAAATTTTTGGTTTCATTTATTCGTGAATCAGGGGCATTTCTTATTGCCGATGATCTTAAAAAGGCTGCTTTAAAAGGTGCCAGAATTAAAATTTTAACGTCAGATTATTTAAATATAACTGAACCAGCAGCTCTTTATTTACTGAAAGATAAATTAGGCAAGCTGGCTGAAATTAGAATGATTGATCTTGAAGAAATACCGTTTCATCCTAAGGCTTACTTTTTCAGAGATGGTGAAAAGAAAAGACTTTATATAGGCTCATCTAATCTTTCATACTCAGCTTTAAATCACAGTATTGAATGGAATTATAAGCTTGAAGAAGAACAGGATCCTCAGGCATTTGAAGAATTTACTGAGGATTTTAATGATCTCTTTGAAAATAATTCAATTGAATTAACTGATCAATTACTCAGGGAATATGCCAGCGGCTGGAAGAAGCATGAATTAATAAAGATTGTTGAAGACGAAGAGGATGAGTTATTAGGTGATGGAAAAGATGAAATTAAACCAAGAGGCGCCCAGCATGAAGCCCTTTATGAATTAGAGCTGGCAAGGGAAGAAGGTGTTGAAAAAGGCCTGGTTGCAGCAGCAACCGGGGTTGGGAAGACCTATCTGGCAGCTTTTGATTCACTTCAGTATGATAAAGCTTTATTTGTCGCTCATCGTGAAGAAATTTTGCGCCAGGCCAGAGATTCCTATCAGACAATAGAGCCTGACCGAAATTATACTTTTTTTAATGGTCAGGAGAAAGATGCTTCTGGTGATGTCGTATTCGCCAGTGTTCAGACACTTAGAAAAGAGAAATATTTAAATAAATATTTTGAGCCAGATACCTTTGATTACATAGTAGTTGATGAATTTCATCATGCTGCGGCCGATAGCTACTTGAATGTTCTGGATTATTTTGAGCCAGAATTTTTACTCGGACTTACTGCTACACCATATCGGATGGATAACCAGGATGTTTTTGCCCTCTGCAATGATAATTTAATTTATGAAATAGATCTTAAAAGCGCAATTAATCGTGACTTACTGGTACCATTTAAATATTATGGAATATATGACCCAGAAGTTGATTATGAGGATATTAGTACCAGCCAGGGTAAATATGTTGTCAAAGAGCTTGAAGAAAAATTATCGACTCATCGGAGAGGTGATCTGGTATATAAGAATTACAGGCGACTGGGTGGCGAAAGTACTCTTGGATTTTGTGCTTCTATAGCTCATGCCAGATATATGGCTAATTATTTTAACAGACAGAAAGGAGTTAAAGCTGCAACTGTCCATAGTTCGCCGAAAAAAGGTGAATTTTTTATGGATAGAGAAGAAGCAGTTATATCCTTAAAGAATGGGGATATAGATATTATCTTTGCAGTTGATATTTTTAATGAGGGCGTTGATATACCGGTGCTTGATACTGTTTTATTTCTCAGGCCTACAGAATCTTATGTTGTCTTTTTACAGCAGCTAGGCCGGGGATTAAGAAAATATCAGGGCAAGGATCATTTGAAAGTGATTGATTTTATAGGTAATTATAAGCGGGCTCATTATTTGCCTTATTTACTGGCAGGAGTTAATCCACTGGATAGGGATTATAAAAAAGGGGAGAGACTTGATAACCTTGAATATCCTGAAAACTGTGAGATTAATATTGATTTTGAAGCTATTGATTTATTTGAAGAGATGAAAAAGAACGATCCTCTGGAAAAGAGAATGGCTGATGAATATTATCGTTTAAAAGAAAGTCTTGGCCGGAGGCCACTCCGTTATGACATATACACCGGCTCAGATCTAGATACTAAAGATTTTATCAGGAGAAAATATAATGATGTTAAAGGTTATCTGCGGTTTTTAAATGATCTAGATGAATTAAATTCTGAAGAAGAAAATTGGCTAGGAACAATTGCAGAAGAATTTTTGATTGAACTGGAGAAGACAAGCATGACAAAATCATATAAAATGCCAGTTCTGCTGGCACTTGTTCAAAAAGATAAACTACAACAGTCTGTTAGTCTTAAAAAGGTCGGCGAAAGTTTTATGGATTTCTATAAGAATAATAAGCAGCATCAGAAGGATTTAAATAATAAACGCCATAAAAACTGGCAAAATTGGGATCTTGAAAAATTCATTAAAGAAGCAGTCAGGAATCCAGTTAAATTTTTAAGTAAAAGGGAATTCTTTATTCATGACGAAATAAATAAAGAGTTTAGATTACATGATGATCTGGCACCATATTTAACAGACTGTCTTAAAGAGCATTTACTTGATATAATAAAATATAGGAAGACCAGATATTTTAAGAGACGTTTTAAATAA
- a CDS encoding nucleoside triphosphate pyrophosphohydrolase, translated as MIKYNKLIRDKIPEIIETDGKDYKVKKLEDEEYLKSLNAKLQEELDEYQESGEVEELADLLEIIYAILDYKDISREKLEQIRQEKAEARGGFAKKLFLIGVEAKE; from the coding sequence ATGATCAAATACAACAAACTTATCCGGGATAAAATCCCTGAAATAATCGAAACCGACGGCAAAGATTACAAAGTCAAAAAACTTGAGGATGAAGAATACCTTAAATCCCTTAATGCCAAGCTCCAGGAGGAGTTAGACGAATATCAGGAATCAGGTGAGGTCGAAGAACTGGCCGATCTTCTGGAGATAATCTATGCAATTTTAGATTATAAGGATATCTCTAGAGAAAAGCTAGAGCAGATTCGCCAGGAAAAAGCTGAAGCCAGAGGCGGCTTTGCTAAAAAGCTATTTTTAATCGGGGTTGAAGCTAAAGAATAA
- a CDS encoding putative quinol monooxygenase — translation MIKVVAKFIVQEDKIQVFKDRVVDLIEKTRQEEGNIFYELYQDANNPQILTFIEEWESQEALKEHMGTDHFQETVPELEDLLIEEMDEVEINIYKLFK, via the coding sequence ATGATTAAAGTTGTGGCAAAATTTATTGTACAGGAAGATAAAATTCAGGTATTTAAAGACAGGGTAGTGGACTTAATAGAAAAAACCAGGCAGGAAGAGGGCAATATTTTTTATGAGTTATATCAGGATGCAAATAATCCTCAGATCTTAACATTTATTGAAGAATGGGAGAGCCAGGAGGCTTTAAAGGAACATATGGGGACTGATCATTTCCAGGAGACAGTACCTGAACTGGAAGATTTATTAATCGAGGAAATGGACGAGGTAGAAATCAATATTTATAAGCTGTTTAAATAG
- a CDS encoding GNAT family N-acetyltransferase produces MKIIGEKVIIRPTEDKDLENIQGLWNNGDVMESVGYPDGLGQTYAQMGIWFKNLKKTDLANHYVVLDKDNNFCGELLYRKDPEDKRAGLDIKFLPEAQGRGLATEALQLFIEYIFNIIEDVEAVWAEPAEQNTAARDLYTRAGLQEKERPADLINEDPYWELTKADWQEIDYSSKLVRFRSNILMKTIDYKDVYTEGGRKVLEVGILPGKYCNFDCVFCPFSRTDNKVDQQQSFEGLDSAIEEFGELLEENKLDLVYLSSTGESILNQAAGPIIDMIKAKGISVRLLSNGYLLGVDKYLKIASKCDEVIGEIAAVTEADFQKLQRPMTGYNLEEYIFNMVKFNQQYDGVFILDIAMLKGYNDDEVSIQRLKGLIEKIAPDRIVVNNVSDPELKKQFGVSTERLNQIREVLANI; encoded by the coding sequence ATGAAAATTATCGGGGAAAAGGTAATAATCAGGCCGACTGAGGATAAAGATCTGGAAAATATCCAGGGTTTATGGAATAACGGTGATGTTATGGAATCAGTTGGCTATCCTGATGGGCTTGGCCAGACTTATGCCCAGATGGGAATCTGGTTTAAAAATTTAAAAAAGACTGACCTGGCCAATCATTATGTCGTTTTAGACAAAGATAATAATTTTTGTGGCGAGCTATTATACAGGAAGGACCCAGAAGATAAACGGGCCGGGCTAGATATTAAGTTTTTGCCTGAGGCCCAGGGCAGAGGTCTGGCTACTGAGGCTCTACAATTATTTATTGAGTATATTTTTAATATAATAGAGGATGTTGAGGCTGTCTGGGCTGAACCTGCAGAGCAGAATACAGCTGCCAGGGATTTATATACCAGGGCAGGTCTCCAGGAAAAGGAAAGACCTGCTGATTTGATAAATGAAGATCCTTATTGGGAATTAACAAAAGCTGACTGGCAGGAAATTGATTATTCAAGTAAATTAGTTAGATTCAGGAGCAATATTTTAATGAAGACAATTGATTATAAAGATGTCTATACAGAAGGTGGCAGGAAGGTGCTTGAAGTTGGCATCCTGCCAGGTAAGTACTGTAATTTTGACTGTGTATTCTGTCCCTTTAGCAGGACTGATAATAAAGTTGATCAGCAGCAGTCTTTTGAGGGTTTGGATTCTGCTATAGAAGAGTTTGGAGAGCTGCTGGAAGAAAATAAGCTGGATCTAGTTTATTTGAGTTCCACAGGTGAATCTATCTTAAATCAAGCTGCTGGTCCTATTATTGATATGATTAAGGCTAAAGGAATTTCAGTCCGCCTCTTATCTAATGGCTATCTACTAGGTGTGGATAAATATCTGAAAATAGCCAGCAAATGCGATGAGGTTATCGGTGAAATTGCAGCTGTAACTGAAGCTGATTTCCAGAAACTGCAGCGCCCTATGACTGGCTATAACCTTGAAGAATATATATTTAATATGGTTAAATTTAATCAGCAATATGATGGGGTCTTTATCCTGGATATTGCAATGCTTAAAGGGTACAATGATGATGAGGTTTCTATTCAGAGATTGAAGGGTCTTATAGAAAAGATAGCACCAGATAGGATAGTAGTAAATAATGTAAGCGATCCTGAGCTTAAGAAACAGTTTGGAGTAAGTACTGAGAGGTTAAACCAGATTAGAGAGGTTTTAGCTAATATCTAA